ACTTCAGGGGCCAGAAGGGAGGAACCTGGAAACTCTATTGGATGCAGCTTGGAGGGTATTCAGTAATCGAGAAGAAGGTTACAAGCAAGGGATGAGGAAATTAGTGGCAATAGTAAAAGAAGGGAATAGAGAAAAGCTTAGACAAGGACCCCCCAGACGAGGACCTCCCAGACAAGGCCCACCCCGGCTAGGTAGAGACCAATGCGCGATTTGTGGGAGGTTTGGTCATTGGAAAAACGAGTGCccagaaagaagacaagaagacCACCAGAACAAGGGAAACCGAGGAAGGGGGAGGGTGGTTGCACACGTGAAAGAAGATTGAAGAGGACCGAGGGATTCCACCCTAGCAGATCCACTGGTTATAATGAAGCTAGgggacaaggaaaaagaaatagaatttttggtGGATACAGGGGCAAcatattcagttttaaataaagctttaatgcCTGTGGGGGATGACTATATTGTGGTACATGCATCAACTGGCCAAtctgaaaaagcttatttttttaaaccattgaaatataaaattggGAAACAATGGGGTATTcacaagtttttatatttacccAATTCTCCAAAGGCTCTCTTGGGAAGAGATTTATTAGAACAATTACAAGCAACCATTATTTTTTAGGAATGGGGAAGTTATTCTGGAGGTAAATGACCAACAGTATGTAGAAATACTGAGCCTAATATTAACAACCAAAGACCCTGTAGAGGAAATCAGGGAAGAGATAATGGAGCAAGTGTTCCCAGGAGTCTGGGCCACAGATGTACCTGGAAGAGCCAAAAATGCAACCCCAATACAGATCAAACTCAAAGAAAGGAGACAACCAGTTAGAATTAAACAGTACCCCCTtaaaagggaagacagagaaggaattggcccaataattgaaaaattcttgcAGTTGGGATTACTAAAAGAGTGCCAGTCTGATTTCAATACTCCTATCTTGCCTGTCCGTAAACCTGATGGGTCTTACCGGGTGGTACAGGATTTACGGGCTGTTAACAAGATAACTGAGGACCTCTATCCTGTGGTGGCAAACCCTTACACTCTGCTAACATGTTTAACACCAGAGCTAACTTGGTTTACTGTTTTAGATCTAAAGGAtgccttcttttgcctccctctccatgaagccagccagaaaatttttgcattcgAATGGGAAAGCCCTAAGAGTGGGCGCAAAACCCAGCTCACATGGACGGTGTTGCCTCAGGGATTTAAGAACAGCCCCACCCTGTTTGGAGAACAGCTCGCAAAAGACATAGAGTCCTGGGAAGccccaccaggagaagggaagctatTGCAGTACGTGGATGATCTCCTAATAGCTACCCGAACAGAGGAAGCTTGCACAGCCTGGACGGTAAGCCTCTTAAACTTCCTGGGACTCCAAGGGTACAGGGTATCCAAGAAAAAGGCTCAGGTGGTGAAACAAAAAGTGATCTATCTGGGCTATGAAGTCAGTGCCAGGCAACGAACTTTGGGGCAAGATCGCAAAGAAGCGATATGCCAAACCCCGAAAccccagacagtgaaagagttaCGGACTTTTCTGGGGATGACAGGGTGGTGCAGACTGTGGATTTACAATTACGGGCTGCTCGTGAAACTACTATATGAACtcattacaaaggaaagcagagatctcCAGTGGACAAAGGAGGCCACGCGGGCCTTCAGCCAGCTGAAGAATGCcctcatgtcagctccagctctaggaCTTCCAGACGTGAGTAAgccattctttctattttcccatgaGAAGCAAGGGATCGCCCTGGGAATACTAGCACAGGACCTGGGCCCATACCAACGGGCAGTTGCCTATTTCTCTAAGCAGCgagatgcagcagccaaaggatggcctgggtgcctcagagctgttgcagcagTCGTGCTAAACATCCAGGAAGCACGCAAATTCACCTTGGGCCAGAGAAtgactgtgctggtgtcccacaCGGTGTCCACggtgctggaagtgaaaggtgggcactggctctccccacaacggttcctgaaatatcaagccatcatggtagaacaagatgatgtagaaatagtggtaactaacattgtcaacccagcttcctttctcaGCGGAAATCAAGGGGAACTGGTACGCCATGATTGCCTAGAGACTATCGAAGCTACCTACTCCAGCCGCCTGGATCTAAAGGATACCCCTTTAGACAACACAGAGACCTGGTTTACTGACGGAAGCAGCTACGTCATCAGTGGAAAGCGGCATGCTGGGTATGCAGTTACCACCTGCCGCGAGGTGATAGAATCTGGAGCCCTGCCAACAAACACCTCTGTgcagaaggctgaaataatcACCCTAACCCGTGCCTTAgagatggcaaaaggaaagaaaataaacatctataCCGACTCAAGGTATGCCTTTGGAGTTGTGCACGCACACGGggccatttggaaagaaagaggactgtTAAATTCGCATGGAAAGAACAtcaaacatgcacaagaaataatgcAGCTGTTAGAAGCAGTCCAGCTACCCCAGAAGGTAGCAATCATGCACATAAGGGCGCATCAAAAGGTGAGCTCAGAAttagaagaaggaaatgaactggcggacagagaggcaaaagaggCAGCAAAAGGTGAGGTAACAATAACTGGAGCCTCGATCCCAGATGGACAACTTTCCCTAGAGGGTAAGCCaacatataataaaaaagacaggaaattgaTTAAAGATGAAAGGGGAACATTTAACTAAGAGGGATGGGCTAtcaatgcagaaggaaaagtagtTATTCCCTCTCATTTGCTATGGGCCGTAGTTAGAGAGGAACACCAGAAAACACACTGGGGAACAAATGCCTTACATAACTACTTAATTGGGAAAATTATCGCTAGAAACTTATACGAAACTGTTGTGCAAGTAACTCGACAGTGCAACCTTTGCCTCCAGACTAACCCCAGaaacacccccaaaccaaaaaatggGCCAGATTGGGAGAGGCCATGGgcctggacagcagtggcaaattgatttcacagaacttccaagaaaaggggGGTACCGATATTTATTAGTGCTAACAGATActttttcaggatggccagaagcttttcctACCAGGACCGCTAAGGCTCGAGAAGTAACCAAGGCGTtactacaagaaataatacTGTGCTTCGGAGTTCCAGCCACAATGtcctcagataggggaccacattttatttcaagggtgGTACAACAAACCAGCCGACATTTAGGCATAGACTGGGAACTCCACACTCCATACCATCCCCAGTCAAGTGGCCAAGTggagaaaatgaatcatttgattaaacagcaaattgtgaGATTAGGGCAAGAAGCTAACCTACCCTGGCCCCAATCTCTTCCACTTGCGTTGTTACGAATTCAGACCAAGCCCAGAATTAAGGAAAAGTTAAGTCCCTTTGAAATACTCTATGGGAGACCATATGGGGTACAGAAAGGCATATCTACCCAAATAGGGGAAGAGACGCTAACCACCTACATGATTGCCTTAGATAAACAGCTTAGAGAAATTGGAAAACATGTGGCTGGAACTCGAAGTCGAGGTTTGGACGGTCCTGTACAtgacattcagcctggagattatgtatatgttaagtctcttacagaaaagactctggaaccacagtgggaaggaccaTTCCAGGTGCTCCTCACCACTTACACCGCGATTAAGATCAGAGAACAGAGTGCCTGGATTCACCACACCCGagtaaagaaggctccagagacCCCTTGGAAAGTGACCCCTGGGGATGATGAACTGAAATTGAAGTTCACccgaacaaaatgaaaatgtcagggTGGCATGCAAGTATAacccagaaaattgtttttctcacaGTTATAATTGTAACCTTCAGCTGGGAAGTTATTCATAAGAGAGAGGACATATGGTCCCAAGCCTTTATGCGGGTTACTGGACTCATGGGGAGATATTCTGATATAAAAGATTTAAACCTGTTGACTGTAGTCATGCACGGAAACCAAATGTATACAAAgcaagaatggaaaaaacaaagaacttgGCAGCTCCAAGGGACTGTAGGAGAAAAAATCAAGATAGGATGCCGAATGGTTAACGGGACTACTCATAGAAAAGCAACCCAAATCAGTGTCTCAACTACTCCTACAGACAAACACCGTGAGATCTGTAGTTATTCAAGTGAAGCAGATTGTTGGTATAATTTTACATTGGTACAGACTGTGGAAGTGGTTTGTCTTTGGGGCCAAGACAGCAATGGActctcattcaaattccagataaatgcCATGGCTAGGCCTACTACCCACTCTGACAATCAGATCCAAACCCAGGTCACATTACTTAAGTCTGAGCCAAAAGTTTATGAGATTGGCCCTTATGTAGTGAGGAACACAGGCCagcaattactgctgtttaatcCAGAATGGTCTCTTAAGTGTGTAGAACTACTAAtgcaaattaacatttctgaaatccaaccagcctgctcccctttaATTCAAACATCCCTTGAAGGAtggacagcctggctgcagaagcaaaCACCCCTCAAAGGCAGAATGCAGAGAGACCTGACTggcatgctgggaacaggactgggagtcATAAATGGGATTGATTCAGAGATATTGATGAACAAACTGGCCACAGCGACCAGTGAtctgaccaaattaaaacagccccTACAATCCTCTCTCTTAGCATTAGGAAACAGCCAGTGgcaagtctcaaaaatactcCCAGACCTAGCAAAACTCAGCAACCTGGACCATGATATTAAACACACTTGGCACAGCTCAAGACAACGTCTCATTAGCCCTTAGCTGCATACAAGCTCAATTATGGATGCAGTCCACAGCTTCCTTAATCATAAGAGAAGGTAATGAAGGTGTATTTCCTATTGAAATCCGAGAGGCTGTTTGGAACAATGCtactaaattagaaagaaagctccAATCCTGGTGGACCTTGGTAAATTTCACCTATGACCCAATGACTAACATAGCTACTGCCTTCGTGCTTACGATACGGAATGCCACAGTTTATGTAATTCATCCTATTGTCGCATTGGGACTAAACCATAAAGGGACAGTTTTTTACCCCTCTGAACATAGAGTATGGGCTCGGATGGtaggagaaaaatggcaaacagTGAATTTAGAATCTTGCATCACACGGGAACAACAaggatttatctgtgaaagtaatacaCTTGATGCCAGAGACATATGTCTTGATGCAGAACAAGGCATTTGTCACTTTGAGATCCACCCAGACACTTCACCAAAAACTGTACTTGTATATATTGGTCAAAGCTGTGTATGCTTAAGAACTATCTGCACTTCTATGATAATAGATGACAATGTTATTAATGTAACTGCCATGAATcactctaatttttgtatttgtaattttgccAAAATTGTTGGGTGTGACTTTTCATATTTAGCACCAGTTGTGTCTCATCAATTAATAAGGTCCAACTACACCATTTACCATAAATTGCTACCCACACCTATTGGGATGGACCTAACATTAGTAAAGCAATTAGTGAAACATCAGGACCTAATGGAGATTTTGAGAGAAATCcaaagaaatggggaaaagacCTTAGTCACTGTCCATTATGACACACAAGAAATCAGCAGAGTCTTGCAAAGGGTAAAACAAGACGCAAGCCATAACTGGCGGGACTCGCTTTTCAGGTGGTCACCTACCGCAACAGGCATCCTAAATACGTTATGTCACCCCATCATTGTCTTACTAACCTTGGTTAGTGTCTGCCTCATGCTGTCTATCACGTTACTTATTTGAAACTATAGAGTACTCAAAAGGTTATCAGTTCTAACTACTTTGACAAACACACACGGAAAAACATTAAGAGATgcctaccaaaaaaaattcattagaaaaggaatttaagtattagtaaaagaatttactaacTCTTTAGAAAAGGGGGGactgaatcagggggatgggaagcaggagaattagTTTGTCAGGAACAATGCATCCAGCTTGGTCAGCataccagggcaggaagaaaagataagagaaCTCTGATAAAACCAGGGGGGTCTCAGACAGACATCCTGcaaactagctcaaaccagtctcaaAGGCCAGGGATACAAACGAGCATGCGCGGGGAAGAAAGGTTAAAAGTTCAGGACGAGGAAGACCGTCAGCCTTCCTCCAAAAGACCCCCCAAGACCCCTACcaagaaaacaccaaaccacACTGCGCAAGTgcaacgcggatgtaaatgacttttgggttcattataatacgaagcgaggctgggcggggctaggtgatgaatatgtataggcgtgttgcgaaacttaatgaatatggaacttgtaacccagtaaataccgagctgaatgcagctgttggCACACATGgctttggaggagcgatcccccgtGCGTCCCAGGTggaaataaacatacctactttactacttcttTAGTAGTGGAGTTCTGTCCGCTCTTCACAAGCATTAATCAAATTAATCTTTAACAGGCTCTCAAGAAACATACTTATACAACTGTAGTGTggtattaatatttttccttgacttgtaatttaaaaagcatcagaaaaaagacccaaaacTACTTCACAGAGATAACCCattttatatgatttttttttaaataaacctgAAGTTTTCTAAAGTTATTAGCTAGCAAGTTTGTTCTCTTGCTGATAATGAAAAGTGAACTCTAGGTAGGTGTGAGgaactaatttaattttgatttatgCCTCAACATTGTTTGAAGATTACCAgagggctggggggaggggCTTCACACGTGCTGGCAGCCATTTCACGTCTCACATGGAATAGGCAGTCAGCATCCATGAAAACAGCACCAAGAACAATGTGCCCTCTAGAAAGGTTCTCCAACTGACAGGAAAAAAGTCCCCACCAATGGACTGCAGTCGAACACTTGACTGGCCAATGGTCTCCTGCCAGCGAGCAGacctgggaaggagctggggggaTAAAAGTAACTGCATCACAAGCTGCAAGGCTCAAGTGCTTGGCTTGCTAACTTCACTTTGCTGATTGACTACCTGAGACCACCTCCAAGCCGTGTGCCTAACCTGTGTCCTGCCCctactgctgcttctcccttgcCTGCTCCAGCCTTTGCTTGTCCTACCTCCTTGCATTCCTGTCCGACACCCCTACCTGCTTTGTCCCTGCCTACCTTGTTCCTGCTTGAGCCACAtgcttccagccctgctttgcTGATCCAGCCTGCCGCCACCATACTGCTGCCACCCTGTCCAGGATTCTGCACCTCCTGCCCAAGCACCCACTCGCCTCGTGTCTGGCTGCCCATCGATGCAGGAGGGGTGCCTTTGAAGCTGCGTTGCTCCGACAGCGGCAGAGGCTGCCCAGCAAGGCAGCGTGCACACACCCCCTACTGCTTGGATGTCGATGGCGCACTCCGAAGTTCTGGTGGTAATGCCCATTTTTTCTCCCcgtctctctcctctctctctttctcctccctatattctttttccttttccttcccccttttctgccttttttatttttctttagtagGGCAAGGCACATTTCATCACCAGTGAACAGTTCTCAGATATATTTACCTCATTTGTGCTTAATTTTGTCCTAGAGAAATCTGTTGTAAAAGAACCTTCCGCAGTTTCCCACTGTAGAATATGACAATAGgataatttttatatttcagtgctgaaagagagagaacaaagaGAGCAGAGTTATCATAGACTGAACAGCCATCTGATGCCAGAACATAAAGTAAGTATTTCCAGAGAGAACAGATTCCTTGGATTAGAGGGCAAGGAACAAAAGCCAAACCCAGCTTTCCTACCCTGAGGAAAACTTCACAAGTAATTTAGTATTAATCACTGTTATAAACAAAGTTGGAAAAGTTGGTTTTTGCATTAATGAATAATAGTTAATTAGTTTGtgttattaattaaaattgcaTAATTAACCAATTAAGCTGAATCATAAAAGTTAAACCCTCCAAGTTTTACTATTGTTATGTAATAAATGGttaaaagtggttttttttggttgagaaGAAGTTAAAAGTTGCTTGTTAAAAGATTGGGGATATACAGTTAATGAGTTAATTGTTATTGTGACTGTACGGGTGTAATGTTGCTATGTTCCCACTAGATGGTGACACCAATGGGGGAAAGTAATGGGTCTACAGAAAAGAGGAGAATGTTCAAGAATGTTCTTAAGATGACTTAATAATTATGATGTAAACATTTTGGGGAACTATTGGTTAGGGGGCAAACCAATCACTCGCTGCCCCAGAGACTGACGGAACTGAACACCAATGAGGACCCGAGCAATGGGCCATCAGAGGGAGGATGTGAGCTGCACCAATCAAAACATCAAGAGAGACTATAAAAACTGCCCTGGGGCTCAGTTCCCGGGGGGGTCTTCCTGAGGAACTTGAGTCCGAGGAAATGCCCTCCACGTCgcaatgtttgtttttttctgggttgtCGAGTGGGACTTGGGCTTACCTGGTCTCCGTcccaggttttctttttaataaacgAGCAGAATTTTACTCCACTGAAAAAGTCCAAGCCTCGTTTATAACACGTTCTTCCTGGGCAATTATTACCAAAGATGTTCTGTAAGGCCTTCCAGGAGATTCTGAGCCTTGGGGGCCGTGCACACGTAAGTCATGAATATTTCCTTCCCAGAAGAGCTGCTCAGCTGAAGAGCTGCCCGTGTTAACTCCTAGCTGTGGGAACCTACGCCTTTGTGTGTGTCCCATGGCAGTACCTCGTGGTGTCTGAGGACAAGCAAGAGGGAGCTCAGGGCCTCTGGAGGACTGCTGGAGGGATCTGGGGCACACGGAGTATTTTCTTCTGCCCCTTGCAGTGAACCACCAGGGCAGACACAGGAAAATCCTACAGGTGAATAAATACCTTGGCTCCGAGGCCAGTGTTCCCAGCAGAACTGGGGAGGTTTGACCGTGGGTCGTTCTACAGGACACCAGGCCTGGTGGTGGCACACGGACTACGCCTGCCTCAAAGGGGAAAAGGATCTTTGCTCAGGAGTTAGTGGAGCTTCTTGAGAGAGCTTTAATCGGGGTTGGACGGGGAATAAACCAGGCTCATTTGGGAGAAGCCATGCTAGAGAGATAGTAGAGGAGGGAAGAAGTGTTGTCTTCAAAGGTCATGAAACTGTAGCAAAACTACTGGAAAAAGCAGGTTTCTTGCCAGAATGCTGTCAAGACAGAAATAGTACCAAAGAAAGGCACGTGCACTTGGCTTTTCTTATGCAGCCTTCGTACAGGGCTTTTGAAAGGGATTTCTGGGGAGCACGACCAGAGTGCCTCTGCATTCCTATTCACAGTGCTGCCTCCCAAAATACATCCACCCTTCTCTATCATGCTCCTTCCAGGCCTGTGCAGAGTGAGGAAATTCAACAGGGGGAAGGTCCAAGAATTCACAGGTAACAGGAGTACGCTGGGGAGCACTGGCAGAGGGCCAGGGCCCAGTGATGATGTGAGGTCACAGACTCCACTTTTTATGAGGTCAAAGAGCCCCGTTTGCTGTGAGGTTCCAAAGCCCCACTGTGCTCTTCAGTGCTCACTCTGGGCAACAGTGCAGcagttgcagcagcagcagcagcagcagttgcagcagcagcagaatgttGCGAGCAGGGGGGGTCATGGTCCTCACCCACTACCTCCTGCTCTTCTTTCTCTTGGCCTTGCAAGCCCAGAATGCCCACAGTGCTCTAATACATGGCCAGGGAGCAGGTAGGCACACAGGGAccagcagccagccccaggTGGCAGCAGTGGGGCCAGGGCTAGGGCTGGCTGAGCCAGGGAGCCACCATGGTGCGGGCAGTGGGGCAGACACGCCAGGGGaggtgtgaggagctgcagctgcttcagggTGCGGCGTGGAGAGGGGGTCCtaaggagcagggagatggggagtGGCAGTTCAGGGCCAGAACCTCGGCACTGAGTTGTTGGTTATCCATCACTCGGCACTGGTTATCCAACCTCCTGGCCAGGCCCCAGGGCTGACCTGCCTCCAGGTCGTGTGGGCATGCCATGGCTTTTTATTCCTGtgagagctgccagctcagtgTCCCAAGGGCAGCCAGACCCCCCTGCAGCTGTGTGAATACAAACCTGCCAGTGCGTGCCCTGTCAGTACCTTCCGCATCCAGGTCTTGAGGTGTGACCATGGGAGCAGTGCACGTGATGGGAACTTCTTGTGGGTGTTTGATTGTAGTTGTGGAGAGAGAGAGTGCTCTTTCAGCTCCTGAGTTAGAGCCAGATTCCGTGCTGATTCCGAGCTGGTATCTCAAGCGTGAGTAGTCAGTCTCTAATGCCTTCACAAGAATGAGCACTCCTTTCCCCTGTGTTATGCATGGGAAATGCACCTTCATAGGTTAACATCCTTTTATAAATCTAACATAGGGAAGGATTACTCCAAGTTCCTTGAAGAATTGCCTGAAGGATTCCCTGAAGCTCCACAGGATTACCTGACAGCCGTGGATGAAGCCCCATCTGGTTCGTATAGCCCACTCTGTTGACCTGGGAAGCTGAACTTTTGGTTCCTGTAGGGATGTGCTGCATCTGACGCAGCCAGAAGGGCTCAGTCAGAGCCttgctgcagggacactgcaTTTCACACCTCCTGGGCTGAGCCACAGAGATggtgcagcacagctcctgctcccagttGTGCCTCCTGATGACTGCCAGGgacaactgctgctgctgctgctccacttGCACCATTActggccagagctgctgtgtgcagacACTGGCATCCAGATGCTGGGAACAGGCCTGTGCTGAATTTGTGTTTGCCTCAcactcagcacagcactgaggcAGAAATGATACCCCATGAAATCTTGGCTGCCCCTGCCAGACCTCAGCGCCAGGGGTGGGTTGGACCTGGACCCCAAGCAGGAGTGTGAACCTGAAGGGGTTCCATATACGGGTCATTTTGTTGATTCAGTCTTGGGTGGCTTGGGTCTGCATTTCTTGTTGCAGTGCAGAAAATTTGGCTGTGGTTTCCTCTTGTCTTTGGGGACAGAAGGCTCCTCACTGCCACTTGTCAAAGTGTCCAGGCCATGTTACTGTGCTCCCGGTAAGGGACAgtgacttcttttttaaagtgtcCCGTGTTTTTTCTAAAGTGATGGATCCTGAGACTGTGCCGGAGACCCTTCCTATAGGAGAAAGTGACAGCGTGCCAGACTCacatgaagaaacagaagaaatagaGGACACCAGCActcctgagcagcctgaggaACATTCAGGTGAGCGCTTCGGAGAGGCTGGCTTGGGGAAAGAGGAGCATTTCTGCTGTATCCCTGCAGTGCTCTCCATGGATGACTTGCAGGTGCCCGGCACACAGCCGTGGCCTGCAGCCCGGAGAAGCAGACGGGATCAGTGCTGGTGCAACTGCTCTCTGACACACACTGGGCTCTTCTCCATGAGAACTTTATGGGATCCCTCTTGTTCCCTTGTGCTGAGACACCAGAGCCAGAGGAACTGATCTCTGAAGACAATAATCCTTGGGCACCTGAAGCGCACTGTGAGGTTTATCTCTGGTGCAGAGCACAAACGTTGTCTCTTGCGTTGTCTTTTCTCCTGCCAGGGTCAGCTGCTGGGCAGAAAGCCAAAACTGCTGGAAATTGGGATGCGAGCAAGAACTACATCCTAGGGACCGTAGCAGCCTCAGTTTTGCTTCTGCTTGTGGTAGTGTCTGGGTGTATAGTCATGTATCAGCTGCTGAAGAGAGACACGTGAGTTGGCTTTTCCCTTGAGTTATTTATTGCTGCCATTGGCAATGAAGTGTTTGCACAGCGCTGGAGTGCCAGGACGactcctggcactgctctgggGAAACCTCTGCAGTGCAATCCTTTAACTGTGCTCTAAAATCATATCTATGAGGGGTCTTCTCAGAAATCAGTTTCTACAGGACAACCCAGGGAGATAAAGAAGCACCAGGACAAGTCTACACTGACTCTTCCTGGGAAAGCAAAGATTACCCTAGAGGTACAGGTGAAGCAGAGTCAGGAGAAGGGCCAGGAAGGGGTGAGAGATCCCAAGCCAAGAGGTTCAGGGAGAGCTGCCACCTGTTTCCTGAGGTCTTTGCGGCAGAGCTCGCCCAGCTGCACAAGAACATGGGCGCAGACTCCTCACCTCTGCCCACCTGTcccttctgtgctctggctgATGGTGCCTCTACAAGGGACCACTGGATTTCCCTGGACTCACCTCAGCCCACGCCGTCCTGGTGTTCCTGCTACCAGTACCAGCAGGAATACTTTATATTAGAGGATGACAGTTATTTTAGTGATAGcgtttaaataaatacatttttaaaagcagaaagttcTTGCCTGTTGCAGCTGTTTCTGTTGGGGTAGaatgcacagagctgggaacagggcTGGAGCGGTGAGAGGAGCTGAGAGAGACGTGCACTGCAGTGCAGGACCTGTTTGTGCCAGCCTCAGCCTTCTTTCCCGGAAGCGGCCATCAACAAGGCTTTCTTGCACCAGAATGGGGAGATGATGGTGAGATGTGCAAAGGCTTGCCCATGAGCTCATCTGCGATGCTGTCTAAAGGACTGTgccccatggaagagtgacccacactgCAGCAATTCGTGCAGAACGTttgcccatgggatggactcacGTTGGAGAAGAACACAGgggactgtctcctgtgggaggaaCCCCGGGGAGGCGCAGAGGAAAGACCCttttccctgagcagctgcaggaacaactgtgtgatgaactgactgtaATCCCTATGTAATCCCTATCCCTGCACTACTGGGAGGGGCGGAGATAGAGctagggaagggaaggggaggaaaggtgtattttaagatttattttactccTCATTATCCTGCTGTGATTTCCTAATTTTACTAATTAGATTTTACTAATAAAATTCAATTAATAGCCCCGAGTCAAGTCTGTATTGCTCATGATGGTGTTCATCAAGTGATCTCCCCTGCTCCTTTTCACAGTTCAGGAACCTCTC
This sequence is a window from Corvus moneduloides isolate bCorMon1 chromosome Z, bCorMon1.pri, whole genome shotgun sequence. Protein-coding genes within it:
- the LOC116438347 gene encoding uncharacterized protein LOC116438347, with product MGQIGRGHGPGQQWQIDFTELPRKGGYRYLLVLTDTFSGWPEAFPTRTAKAREVTKALLQEIILCFGVPATMSSDRGPHFISRVVQQTSRHLGIDWELHTPYHPQSSGQVEKMNHLIKQQIVRLGQEANLPWPQSLPLALLRIQTKPRIKEKLSPFEILYGRPYGVQKGISTQIGEETLTTYMIALDKQLREIGKHVAGTRSRGLDGPVHDIQPGDYVYVKSLTEKTLEPQWEGPFQVLLTTYTAIKIREQSAWIHHTRVKKAPETPWKVTPGDDELKLKFTRTK